The following proteins are co-located in the Desulfatitalea tepidiphila genome:
- a CDS encoding C1 family peptidase — protein sequence MRTQKYAMGWQRDLPDIRDYTPDHEKVEKLFHKSKALKPPQAGIAGKADLSSFCSPIEDQGEIGSCTAHAGVGLIEYYEKRAHGKYLNASRLFLYKTTRNLLHWTGDTGAWLRTTMKAMALFGLPPEEFYPYDTAKFDDEPSAFCYAFGQSYQSIKYYRLDKPTSSTSQLLASVKNFLAAGYPSMFGFTVYNFGNDKGEFEFPADHDSVQGGHAVVAIGYDDNRKIGKEKGALKIRNSWGKGWGENGYGWLPYAYIEAGLAEDFWSLFKSEYLDTQQFR from the coding sequence ATGAGGACCCAGAAATATGCAATGGGATGGCAGAGGGATCTTCCCGATATCAGGGATTACACTCCCGATCATGAGAAGGTTGAAAAACTGTTCCATAAATCCAAAGCCTTGAAGCCGCCCCAAGCCGGTATTGCGGGCAAGGCCGACCTTTCATCCTTCTGTTCTCCCATAGAGGATCAGGGGGAGATCGGTTCATGTACCGCGCACGCCGGCGTGGGGCTGATCGAATACTACGAAAAACGTGCTCATGGAAAATATCTGAACGCGTCCCGCCTGTTTCTCTACAAGACCACCAGGAACCTCCTCCACTGGACGGGTGATACCGGTGCCTGGTTGCGCACGACCATGAAGGCCATGGCGTTGTTCGGCTTGCCGCCGGAAGAATTTTATCCTTACGACACCGCCAAATTCGATGATGAACCGAGTGCTTTTTGTTATGCGTTCGGACAAAGCTACCAGAGCATCAAATACTACCGATTGGACAAGCCCACCAGTTCAACCAGTCAGTTGCTGGCAAGTGTTAAAAATTTTCTGGCGGCCGGCTATCCTTCCATGTTCGGTTTTACCGTCTATAACTTCGGCAACGACAAAGGGGAGTTCGAGTTTCCCGCGGATCATGATTCGGTCCAGGGAGGGCATGCCGTCGTTGCCATTGGTTACGATGACAATCGGAAAATCGGCAAGGAGAAGGGCGCTCTCAAGATCAGAAATTCCTGGGGAAAGGGCTGGGGCGAAAACGGGTACGGCTGGCTGCCCTATGCCTACATCGAAGCGGGCCTGGCCGAAGATTTCTGGAGCCTGTTCAAGAGCGAGTACCTGGACACGCAGCAGTTCAGGTAG
- a CDS encoding alpha-amylase family glycosyl hydrolase: MDKKITQDDIIYFVVTDRFFGVHKRMAEISDSSIHGGTLDGIIEKLDYLQELGVTAIWVTPVYENIDRAGTSEPYHYYWPRNFDRMDRRLLDGTRLPDAVAMETFGRLVDLCEERRMKVVLDMVVNHAGYGARDQFEPTWFNVGGTGDVKGELAGLPDFNHDNPQVFDYFLNNIEEWLTRGKVTNIRMDTVKHVEPKFWHYFKSQIRGEYPHICLIGEVLFEGKEDIGKLLEYQNYHDFDSIFDFPFCTALRSTLIYDASMSYWLARPRLNDAEPRGVLDEDNPVKRGYRNADRLVTLLDNHDLEKRIMSHARTKHTGDGAGLDWAIRVTKLCLGALFTMRGIPQLYYGTEIGLEGWKSGHDDSDLRRDFPWDVIGPDQQPRAAYRTARDMYAWTRDLIRLRKQTPALRHGTTITLWSDDLVYAFLRIATDDVALVILNNGYTPMPYPIGLPLNRSILPQRVIDMIATELKHWKTGDPLTVRNDHVYVSVGAKTIDIFCHHQH; encoded by the coding sequence ATGGACAAAAAGATTACCCAGGATGACATCATCTATTTCGTGGTGACGGACCGCTTTTTCGGTGTCCATAAACGGATGGCCGAGATATCGGACAGCAGCATCCACGGCGGCACCCTGGATGGCATCATCGAAAAGCTCGATTATCTCCAGGAGCTCGGCGTGACCGCCATTTGGGTGACGCCGGTCTACGAGAATATCGATCGAGCCGGCACCTCGGAACCCTATCACTACTACTGGCCACGCAACTTCGATCGTATGGACCGGCGCCTTCTTGACGGCACCCGTTTGCCCGACGCCGTGGCGATGGAGACATTCGGCCGGTTGGTGGATCTTTGCGAAGAACGTCGGATGAAGGTGGTGCTCGATATGGTGGTCAACCATGCGGGATATGGCGCCCGTGATCAATTCGAGCCCACCTGGTTCAACGTCGGCGGCACCGGCGACGTCAAAGGGGAGTTGGCCGGCCTGCCCGACTTCAATCATGACAATCCCCAGGTGTTCGACTATTTTCTCAACAACATCGAGGAGTGGCTGACGCGCGGTAAAGTGACCAACATCCGAATGGATACCGTCAAGCATGTGGAGCCCAAGTTCTGGCACTACTTCAAGTCCCAGATTCGAGGCGAGTATCCACATATCTGCCTGATCGGCGAGGTGCTTTTCGAAGGCAAGGAGGATATCGGCAAGCTGTTGGAATATCAGAACTATCACGATTTTGATTCGATATTTGATTTTCCGTTCTGCACGGCACTGCGATCGACGCTGATCTATGATGCAAGCATGAGCTATTGGTTGGCCCGGCCGCGGTTGAACGATGCGGAACCTCGCGGGGTGCTCGACGAAGACAATCCGGTCAAGCGGGGCTATCGGAATGCCGATCGGCTGGTTACGCTGCTCGATAATCATGATCTTGAAAAGAGGATCATGAGCCACGCCAGGACCAAGCATACCGGAGATGGCGCCGGGTTGGATTGGGCGATCCGAGTGACCAAGCTGTGTCTCGGCGCGCTTTTCACCATGCGCGGTATCCCCCAGCTTTACTATGGCACTGAGATCGGATTGGAGGGCTGGAAGTCCGGCCATGACGATAGCGACTTGCGCCGTGATTTTCCGTGGGACGTGATCGGACCGGATCAGCAACCCCGGGCGGCGTATCGAACCGCCCGTGATATGTATGCGTGGACTCGAGATCTAATCCGTTTGCGCAAGCAGACCCCAGCCCTCAGGCATGGCACTACCATCACCCTCTGGTCCGACGATCTGGTGTATGCATTTTTGCGCATTGCCACCGATGATGTCGCCTTGGTCATCCTTAACAACGGCTATACCCCGATGCCCTATCCCATTGGGTTGCCCCTGAACCGTTCGATATTGCCGCAACGGGTGATCGACATGATTGCAACGGAGCTGAAGCATTGGAAGACGGGTGACCCTTTAACGGTGAGGAACGATCACGTGTATGTGTCCGTAGGCGCCAAGACCATCGATATTTTTTGTCATCATCAGCATTGA